In Rutidosis leptorrhynchoides isolate AG116_Rl617_1_P2 chromosome 2, CSIRO_AGI_Rlap_v1, whole genome shotgun sequence, one genomic interval encodes:
- the LOC139893866 gene encoding myosin-1-like: MPVDYRYMDGGAKFRESGSGMGSQIVSENVDQVDDDYSPYGHSPNLLKDDKNVNPPILHRKAVSPSRGWDEADVYNAKKKNYAWFKAPDGNWELARIISVSGTESLIAYSEEKVTKVQSDSLLPANPEILDGVDDLMQLSYLSEPSVLYNLQYRYDRDMIYSKAGPVLVAINPFKNVSYYGDDYIEAYKRKKVDSPHVYAIADTAIREMIRDEVNQSIVISGESGAGKTETAKIALQYLAAVRGGSGIEYEILKTNPILEGFGNAKTSKNDNSSRFGKLIEIHFSEIGKISGASIQTFLLEKSRVVQCAEGERSYHSFYQLCAGAPPYLRDKLNLKSVHEYKYLQQSNCYSIPGVNDAEEFGIVMEALDIVHVSKEDQENVFAMVAAVLWLGNVTFSVVDNENHAEPVIDEALLTVAKLLGCGAEQLQCAFSTRNMTVSNENITQRLTLAQASDSRDALAKSIYSCLFDWLVEQINKSLSAGKRRTGRSISILDIYGFESFDVNSLEQFCINYANERLQQHFNRHLFKLEQEEYIQDGIDWARVEFEDNQACLSLFEKKPLGLLTLLDEESTFPNGTDMSFADKLKQHLKSHPCFRGERGKAFTVRHYAGEVTYDTTGFLEKNRDLLHLDSIQLLSSCTSQLPQIFASNMLSLSEKSAFGSVNKLGGADSQKLSVMLKFKGQLFQLVQRLGNTRSHFIRCIKPNNSHSPGIYDQQLVLQQLKCCGVLEVVRISRSGFPTRMTHQKFSRRYGFLLLDHVASQDPLSVSVAILNQFDILPEMYQVGYTKLFFRTGQIGKLEDTRNRTLNGILRVQSCFRGHKARHILREMKRRIFTLQSFVRGQKDRKVFAILLHRHRSAILIQKRIKARIIRKKFKILNDASAVVQAVIRGWLVRKCTTDIALIQFGSRQGNKDDVVVNKVYLADLQHRILKSEIGLREKEEEKEMLSLRIEQYENRWSEYERKMKSMEETWQKQMNSLQASLNLAKQTLTTIEDISDPLVNQPPNETANERNSNGVGTSDNEMTAGLSLISRLAEEFEQRSQVFGDDAKFLVEVKSGQAEADLDPEEELRRLKLSFEGWKKDFGARLRETKVILNKLSSEESSGGKVKTNWWGRLNSSRIN, translated from the exons ATGCCTGTGGATTATAGGTATATGGATGGAGGTGCAAAGTTTAGAGAGAGTGGTAGTGGTATGGGATCTCAAATTGTTTCTGAGAATGTTGATCAGGTAGATGATGATTATTCACCGTATGGTCATAGTCCTAATTTACTGAAGGATGATAAAAATGTGAATCCACCGATTTTGCATCGGAAAGCGGTTTCACCGTCACGAGGCTGGGATGAAGCTGATGTGTACAATGCGAAGAAG AAGAATTATGCTTGGTTTAAAGCCCCTGATGGGAACTGGGAACTGGCCAGGATTATATCAGTGTCAGGCACCGAGTCACTCATAGCATACTCTGAAGAAAAA GTAACAAAGGTGCAATCTGACAGTCTGTTACCTGCAAATCCAGAAATTCTTGATGGGGTTGATGATCTCATGCAACTAAGTTATCTAAGCGAGCCATCAGTCTTGTACAATCTTCAATATAGATATGATCGAGATATGATATAT TCGAAAGCAGGTCCTGTTTTAGTTGCCATCAATCCCTTTAAGAATGTTTCTTATTATGGAGATGATTATATTGAAGCCTATAAGAGGAAAAAAGTTGATAGCCCTCATGTGTATGCCATTGCTGATACAGCTATCCGGGAAATGATCAGAG ATGAAGTAAACCAATCCATCGTGATAAG TGGTGAAAGTGGAGCAGGGAAAACTGAAACAGCAAAGATAGCATTGCAATATTTAGCTGCAGTTAGAGGAGGTAGTGGAATAGAATATGAGATATTGAAAACTAATCCAATATTGGAGGGGTTTGGTAATGCAAAAACATCCAAAAATGACAATTCGAGTCGTTTC GGAAAGTTAATTGAAATCCACTTCAGTGAGATTGGAAAAATATCGGGTGCCAGTATCCAAACAT TTCTTCTTGAAAAG TCGAGAGTTGTTCAATGTGCGGAAGGCGAAAGGTCATATCATTCCTTTTATCAGCTTTGTGCAGGAGCTCCACCTTATCTTAGAG ATAAATTAAACTTGAAGAGTGTGCATGAGTACAAATATTTACAGCAAAGCAATTGCTATTCAATTCCTGGGGTTAATGATGCTGAAGAATTTGGTATTGTAATG GAAGCTCTGGACATTGTTCATGTTAGCAAAGAAGACCAAGAAAATGTTTTTGCAATGGTTGCAGCAGTGTTGTGGCTGGGAAATGTAACATTTTCAGTTGTTGATAACGAAAACCATGCTGAACCTGTTATTGATGAAG CTCTTCTTACTGTTGCTAAATTGCTTGGATGTGGAGCTGAGCAACTACAGTGTGCTTTTTCTACTAGGAACATGACTGTTAGTAATGAAAATATTACTCAAAGGCTTACACTAGCCCAG GCGAGTGATTCAAGGGATGCATTGGCAAAATCAATATATTCTTGTTTGTTTGATTGGTTAGTGGAACAAATCAACAAATCACTTTCTGCAGGAAAACGTCGGACTGGAAGATCTATCAGCATTCTTGATATTTACGGATTTGAATCATTTGAC GTAAATAGTTTAGAGCAGTTCTGCATTAATTATGCAAATGAGAGATTGCAGCAACACTTCAATCGTCACTTATTCAAGTTAGAACAGGAG gaatATATCCAAGATGGCATTGACTGGGCAAGGGTGGAGTTTGAGGACAACCAAGCTTGTCTGAGTCTTTTTGAAAAA AAACCATTGGGACTACTAACTCTGCTAGATGAAGAATCAACTTTTCCAAATGGGACAGATATGTCATTTGCCGACAAGCTAAAACAGCACTTGAAGTCTCATCCATGTTTTAGAGGAGAACGAGGCAAAGCATTTACAGTTCGCCATTATGCTGGTGAA GTTACATATGACACAACTGGGTTTCTGGAGAAAAATCGCGATCTTTTGCATTTAGATTCCATTCAACTTTTGTCTTCTTGCACATCTCAACTTCCTCAGATATTTGCTTCGAATATGCTTTCTCTGTCTGAGAAGTCTGCGTTTGGTTCAGTAAATAAATTAGGTGGAGCGGATTCACAGAAGCTTAGTGTGATGTTAAAGTTTAAG GGTCAATTATTCCAATTGGTGCAACGTTTGGGGAATACAAGATCgcatttcattcgttgcattaagcCCAATAATTCACACTCTCCTGGAATTTACGATCAACAACTTGTACTACAGCAGCTAAAATGTTGTGGTGTTCTAGAAGTTGTTCGGATATCAAGATCCGGATTCCCAACAAGAATGACCCATCAAAAGTTCTCAAGAAG GTATGGTTTTCTTCTTCTTGACCATGTTGCATCACAAGATCCATTAAGTGTGTCGGTGGCCATTCTTAATCAATTTGATATTCTTCCCGAAATGTATCAAGTTGGCTATACAAAGCTGTTCTTTAGAACTGGACAG ATTGGTAAGCTTGAGGATACCAGAAACCGTACTTTAAATGGAATTTTGCGTGTTCAGAGCTGCTTTAGAGGTCACAAAGCTCGTCATATATTGAGGGAGATGAAACGAAGAATTTTCACTCTTCAGTCAT TTGTTCGTGGTCAAAAAGATAGAAAAGTATTTGCAATCTTACTACACAGACACAGATCAGCCATACTTATACAAAAGCGGATCAAGGCAAGGATTATAAGGAAAAAGTTTAAAATACTTAATGATGCATCAGCTGTTGTACAAGCCG TTATTCGAGGATGGCTGGTGCGCAAATGTACAACCGACATTGCACTGATTCAGTTTGGTTCTCGACAG GGTAACAAGGACGATGTGGTGGTGAACAAAGTATATCTTGCGGATCTACAACATAGAATTTTGAAATCTGAGATTGGTTTAAGAGAAAAAGAAGAGGAAAAAGAAATGCTTTCATTACGTATCGAACAATATGAAAACCGTTGGTCAGAATACGAGCGTAAAATGAAATCAATGGAAGAAACATGGCAAAAACAAATGAATTCACTTCAAGCAAGCCTAAACTTAGCAAAACAAACTCTAACCACTATTGAGGATATCTCAGATCCTTTAGTAAACCAACCACCCAACGAAACCGCCAATGAACGAAATTCAAATGGTGTAGGAACGAGCGACAATGAAATGACTGCAGGACTGAGTTTGATCAGTCGCTTAGCTGAGGAATTTGAACAAAGAAGCCAAGTGTTTGGAGATGATGCTAAGTTTTTGGTTGAGGTTAAATCGGGTCAAGCAGAGGCCGATTTGGACCCAGAAGAGGAACTAAGAAGGTTAAAGCTTAGTTTTGAAGGGTGGAAGAAAGATTTTGGTGCAAGACTTAGGGAAACAAAAGTAATATTGAACAAGTTAAGTAGTGAAGAAAGTAGTGGTGGAAAGGTTAAAACGAATTGGTGGGGAAGACTTAACAGTTCaaggattaattaa
- the LOC139893867 gene encoding putative pentatricopeptide repeat-containing protein At5g08310, mitochondrial, translating to MASILSGARQNAAMKQLYVDLVSSGCYVNPGVLGYLVKYLGRLGMVTEANELFDHVKKLGCVPNEFSYNLLLEAISKTGCVELMTMRMNEMKNNGWMPDKYTLTSVLQCCCMANKFENALEVFQKIHELGWVDSYVFTILIISLTKADEVDKAIFLINKMDDFKINLNEKTYYVLIHGFVKNGKVDYALSLFKKMQSFGFVPVISLYAVLIEGLCKNKDFNQVLQLYNQMNQMGIHPDLNVLKLLASAVHDDNDRDIMLFLKEAKDHVNKKSMTTIFNTVLTNLVNGGLIDKAHHHLRAMMKSDDAGYVSLDSSSFGIVIDGLCQKGELDMALTLFNDMDQISCEKSLLLYNNLINALSVANKVEKCHELLKEMKTNRFAPSEFTHNAIFGYYCKIGDVDGACNMLREIRTHGHQPWIKLYTMLVKKLSTSRKVDQACNFMAMMVEIGFVPDIIAYSAVIDGWLKIGEVDYACKMFKDISANGRYPDVVTYNTMISGLCKARRVSEAVNVYNEMLQKCLVPSVVTYNLLIDAYCKDNDIDQAVGFYSMMAEKNRKPNVVTYTTLIDGLCNAGRSDEALLIWNEMACSPNKITYMALVNGLCKNRKPDVALKLLKEMEEKNLKADSYVYVTLVDAFISVSNAPMALYVLRKMIENRRLPVSHDKNCVILREAVVKLLDDASTCSEIQKLIEDGDLPIHLLQT from the coding sequence ATGGCAAGTATCCTATCAGGTGCTCGACAAAATGCCGCAATGAAACAACTTTATGTCGATTTGGTTAGTTCGGGTTGTTACGTTAATCCGGGCGTGTTGGGTTATTTGGTTAAGTATTTAGGTAGGTTAGGGATGGTTACTGAGGCGAATGAGTTGtttgatcatgttaagaagttgggtTGTGTTCCGAATGAGTTTAGTTATAATTTGTTACTAGAAGCTATATCGAAGACAGGTTGTGTTGAGTTAATGACTATGAGGATGAACGAGATGAAGAATAATGGATGGATGCCTGATAAGTATACTTTGACTTCGGTTTTGCAGTGTTGTTGTATGGCAAATAAGTTTGAAAACGCATTGGAAGTGTTTCAAAAGATACATGAACTTGGTTGGGTTGACTCGTATGTTTTCACAATCTTAATCATCTCGTTGACTAAAGCGGATGAGGTTGATAAAGCAATCTTTTTGATCAACAAAATGGATGATTTTAAGATAAACTTGAATGAGAAGACTTATTATGTTTTGATTCATGGGTTTGTGAAAAACGGCAAGGTAGATTATGCGTTAAGTCTATTTAAAAAGATGCAAAGTTTTGGTTTTGTGCCTGTGATTTCGCTCTACGCTGTACTCATCGAAGGACTCtgcaaaaataaagattttaaccAAGTTTTACAATTGTATAATCAAATGAATCAAATGGGTATTCATCCTGATCTGAATGTACTTAAACTTCTTGCATCGGCTGTACATGATGATAATGATAGAGATATAATGCTCTTTCTCAAAGAAGCAAAAGACCATGTCAATAAGAAATCGATGACTACTATATTTAATACTGTGTTGACTAACTTGGTCAATGGGGGATTAATTGACAAAGCCCATCATCATTTGCGAGCTATGATGAAAAGTGATGACGCAGGTTATGTTTCCTTAGATTCATCTTCGTTTGGAATTGTTATTGATGGGTTATGCCAAAAAGGCGAGTTGGATATGGCGTTAACCCTCTTCAATGATATGGATCAAATCAGCTGTGAAAAAAGTTTACTACTTTACAATAATTTAATTAATGCATTGAGCGTTGCAAACAAAGTGGAAAAATGCCATGAGCTGCTCAAAGAGATGAAAACGAATAGATTTGCACCATCAGAGTTCACCCACAATGCAATATTTGGATACTACTGCAAAATTGGTGATGTAGATGGTGCGTGTAACATGTTACGTGAGATACGTACTCATGGGCATCAACCATGGATTAAACTTTACACCATGCTTGTAAAGAAGCTTTCCACTAGCCGAAAAGTGGATCAAGCGTGTAACTTTATGGCCATGATGGTGGAAATAGGTTTTGTTCCTGATATTATTGCTTATTCTGCAGTAATTGATGGTTGGTTAAAGATTGGTGAAGTGGACTATGCTTGTAAAATGTTTAAAGATATTTCTGCTAACGGACGTTACCCTGATGTTGTTACTTATAATACTATGATAAGTGGTCTTTGCAAAGCTAGACGAGTTTCAGAAGCTGTAAATGTTTACAATGAAATGTTACAAAAATGTCTTGTTCCTTCTGTTGTGACATACAATTTGTTGATTGATGCTTATTGTAAAGATAACGACATCGATCAAGCGGTTGGCTTTTATTCAATGATGGCTGAGAAAAACCGAAAACCTAACGTTGTTACTTACACAACGTTAATTGACGGCTTGTGCAATGctggaagatcagatgaagctttGTTAATCTGGAACGAAATGGCGTGTTCGCCCAATAAAATAACTTATATGGCTCTCGTTAACGGTCTTTGTAAAAACAGGAAACCAGATGTGGCTTTAAAATTGCTTAAAGAAATGGAAGAAAAGAATTTGAAGGCGGATAGTTATGTGTATGTGACGTTAGTAGATGCGTTTATATCTGTATCGAATGCACCCATGGCTCTATATGTTTTAAGAAAAATGATTGAGAATCGAAGGTTGCCAGTTTCGCATGATAAAAACTGTGTAATTTTAAGGGAGGCTGTAGTGAAATTATTGGATGATGCGTCGACTTGTTCTGAAATCCAGAAGCTTATTGAAGATGGTGATCTTCCAATTCATTTACTACAAACATGA